One segment of Mesoplodon densirostris isolate mMesDen1 chromosome 6, mMesDen1 primary haplotype, whole genome shotgun sequence DNA contains the following:
- the FAM240B gene encoding protein FAM240B translates to MNNQYIRREVFCSETCHELKSFWEKEISKQTGYRELEEDRQGRSALRKLREEWKQRLEKRLGMLDNLDGKEKQANTVG, encoded by the exons ATGAACAATCAATATATACGTCGAGAAGTCTTCTGCTCTGAAACTTGTCATGAGCTCAAAAGCTTCTGGGAGAAAGAAATTAGCAAACAGACTGGTTACCGGGAACTGGAGGAAGATCGTCAGGGAAGGAGTGCCCTGAGAAA GCTCAGAGAAGAatggaagcagagactggagaAAAGGCTGGGGATGTTGGACAATCTTGATGGGAAGGAAAAGCAGGCAAACACTGTGGGCTGA